A genomic stretch from Bos javanicus breed banteng chromosome 3, ARS-OSU_banteng_1.0, whole genome shotgun sequence includes:
- the LOC133244273 gene encoding uncharacterized protein LOC133244273, with protein sequence MPPPRPNHPSDTRAAASQHVGRSRCWNRGGLLGTNKDRTRHKGTGSGVCCDRLARTQIVEAEAAATVVPPEAREGLLEASPDTLCATGSLTPTRYPLPPPPRKPTSRPTSGCVSRPSPTVAGGNRPSSPPAASACRSTGKRSGVPPLPRDSDRASARLAVPKTSEHGPGLRHQKRVVMVLEKTLESPLDSKIKPVNPKGNQP encoded by the exons ATGCCGCCGCCTCGGCCAAACCATCCTTCAGACACCCGCGCCGCCGCCTCACAACATGTCGGCCGCAGCCGCTGCTGGAACCGGGGCGGTCTCCTGGGAACGAATAAGGACAGAACCAGGCACAAGGGGACCGGCAGCGGCGTCTGCTGTGACCGTTTAGCCCGAACGCAGATCGTGGAAGCCGAAGCCGCCGCAACGGTGGTCCCTCCAGAGGCCAGAGAAGGTTTACTGGAAGCCTCTCCCGATACCCTTTGCGCTACCGGAAGCCTCACCCCCACACGTTacccactccccccgcccccccgcaagCCCACTTCCAGACCAACTTCCGGGTGTGTCAGCCGCCCTTCCCCCACCGTCGCCGGCGGGAACCGCCCGTCTTCTCCGCCAGCAGCTTCCGCCTGCCGCAGTACCGGCAAGCGCTCTGGGGTCCCGCCCCTTCCCAGGGATAGTGACCGGGCGAGCGCGCGCCTCGCGGTACCGAAGACATCTGAGCACGGGCCGGGGCTTCGGCACCAGAAGCGGGTTGTGATGG tgctggagaagacccttgagagtcccttggacagcaagatcaaaccagtcaatcctaaaggaaatcaaccgtga